One stretch of Zonotrichia leucophrys gambelii isolate GWCS_2022_RI chromosome 13, RI_Zleu_2.0, whole genome shotgun sequence DNA includes these proteins:
- the PWWP2A gene encoding PWWP domain-containing protein 2A isoform X3, producing the protein MAAMAAEAAATAAVPGDGGAGEAEPEMEPIPGSEAGADPLPAVSEAVESAVPDGEEADGGKAEEPPPVQRARSPGGTREPDAGRTEEPPPPRSPGVESPRAEPRAAPSPGCSEPPQPCPPPEPAREPPQPCPPAAGGSAGPGEEPPRPEEEEPDAAAAAAAAVEPEPAVPAAPGGGEAEVPALLPGSEVRVTLDHIIEDALVVSFRLGEKLFSGVLMDLSKRFGPHGIPVTIFPKREYKDKPEAMQLQSKPFQEEAQVKCEADAAVPDDSSLTQPSEPSIAKSLWTSKPPPLFHEGAPYPPPLFIRDTYNQSIPQPPPRKIKRPKRKMYREEPTSIMNAIKLRPRQVLCDKCKNSVVAEKKEIKKGGNASDSSKYEDSKKRRNESVTTVNKKLKTDHKVDGKSQNESQKRNAVVKVSNIAHSRSRVVKVSAQANTSKAQLNTKKVLQSKNMDHAKAREVLKMAKEKAQKKQSATSSSKNAHSKVHFTRRLQNTSSGSLPPRLRLKPQRYRNEENDSSLKTGLEKIRSGKMATKPQSRCSSTRSAGKGRRNKGRS; encoded by the exons ATGGCGGCCATGGCTGCGGAGGCGGCGGCGACTGCGGCGGTGCCGGGGGACGGCGGGGCCGGCGAGGCCGAGCCCGAGATGGAGCCGATCCCGGGCAGCGAGGCCGGCGCGGACCCTCTACCGGCCGTCAGCGAGGCCGTGGAGTCGGCGGTGCCGGATGGCGAGGAGGCCGACGGCGGCAAGGCCGAGGAGCCGCCGCCGGTGCAGCGCGCCCGAAGCCCCGGCGGGACTCGCGAGCCGGACGCGGGAAGGAcggaggagccgccgccgccgcgcagCCCGGGGGTGGAATCGCCGCGGGCCGAGCCCCGCGCAGCGCCCAGCCCGGGCTGCTCGGAGCCGCCGCAGCCCTGCCCGCCGCCCGAGCCGGCCCGGGAGCCGCCGCAGCCCTGCCCGCCGGCTGCCGGGGGCTCCGCGGGGCCCGGGGAGGAGCCGCCCCGgccggaggaggaggagccggatgctgctgctgccgccgccgccgcggtgGAGCCCGAGCCGGCGGTGCCCGCGGCCCCGGGCGGAGGGGAGGCGGAGGTGCCGGCGCTGCTGCCCGGCTCCGAGGTGCGGGTCACCCTGGACCACATCATCGAGGACGCCCTGGTGGTCTCGTTCCGGCTGGGAGAGAAGCTTTTTTCCGGGGTCCTCATGGACCTCTCGAAAAG GTTTGGCCCCCATGGAATCCCTGTGACCATATTTCCTAAAAGGGAGTACAAGGACAAACCTGAAGCCATGCAGCTCCAAAGCAAACCATTCCAAGAGGAGGCGCAGGTGAAGTGCGAGGCCGACGCCGCCGTCCCTGATGACTCCTCCCTCACGCAGCCCTCAGAGCCCAGCATAGCTAAAAGCCTTTGGACTTCTAAACCACCTCCCCTCTTCCACGAGGGAGCTCCGTACCCTCCTCCTTTGTTTATCAGGGACACCTACAACCAGTCAATACCTCAGCCTCCGCCCCGGAAAATCAAGCGGCCCAAGCGGAAAATGTACAGGGAGGAACCCACTTCCATCATGAACGCCATCAAGCTACGGCCCCGGCAGGTGCTGTGTGACAAGTGCAAAAACAGCGTGGtggcagagaaaaaggagatcAAGAAAGGTGGCAATGCAAGTGACTCTTCCAAATACGAGGACAGTAAAAAGCGAAGAAACGAGAGCGTGACTACTGTGAATAAAAAACTTAAGACTGACCACAAGGTGGATGGAAAAAGCCAAAACGAAAGCCAGAAAAGGAACGCTGTGGTCAAGGTTTCAAATATTGCCCACAGCAGAAGCAGAGTAGTTAAAGTTTCCGCACAAGCAAATACTTCAAAAGCGCagttaaacacaaaaaaagttCTCCAGAGCAAAAACATGGATCATGCAAAAGCTCGGGAAGTCTTGAAAATGGCCAAAGAAAAGGCACAAAAGAAGCAGAGTGCAACCTCCTCTTCCAAAAATGCACATTCAAAGGTCCACTTCACGCGGCGTCTTCAGAACACCAGCTCAGGGTCCCTCCCGCCCCGGTTGCGCCTAAAGCCGCAGCGGTACCGCAACGAAGAGAATGACTCTTCCCTCAAGACAGGACTTGAGAAAATTCGGAGCGGCAAGATGGCAACTAAGCCCCAGTCTCGCTGCTCCTCCACCCGCTCAGCAG
- the PWWP2A gene encoding PWWP domain-containing protein 2A isoform X1: MAAMAAEAAATAAVPGDGGAGEAEPEMEPIPGSEAGADPLPAVSEAVESAVPDGEEADGGKAEEPPPVQRARSPGGTREPDAGRTEEPPPPRSPGVESPRAEPRAAPSPGCSEPPQPCPPPEPAREPPQPCPPAAGGSAGPGEEPPRPEEEEPDAAAAAAAAVEPEPAVPAAPGGGEAEVPALLPGSEVRVTLDHIIEDALVVSFRLGEKLFSGVLMDLSKRFGPHGIPVTIFPKREYKDKPEAMQLQSKPFQEEAQVKCEADAAVPDDSSLTQPSEPSIAKSLWTSKPPPLFHEGAPYPPPLFIRDTYNQSIPQPPPRKIKRPKRKMYREEPTSIMNAIKLRPRQVLCDKCKNSVVAEKKEIKKGGNASDSSKYEDSKKRRNESVTTVNKKLKTDHKVDGKSQNESQKRNAVVKVSNIAHSRSRVVKVSAQANTSKAQLNTKKVLQSKNMDHAKAREVLKMAKEKAQKKQSATSSSKNAHSKVHFTRRLQNTSSGSLPPRLRLKPQRYRNEENDSSLKTGLEKIRSGKMATKPQSRCSSTRSAGEAPSETQSPSEGPEEASSEVQDTSEVHVTVDQDEQQTLGKRGSKSNITVYMTLNQKKSDSSSASVCSSDSTDDLKSTNSECSSTESFDFPPGSMHAPSSSSSSSSSSSSSKEEKKLSNSLKTEVFSKNVSKCVTPDGRTVCVGDIVWAKIYGFPWWPARILTITVSRKDSGLLVRQEARISWFGSTTTSFLALAQLSPFLESFQVRFNKKRKGLYRKAVTEAAKAAKQLTPEVRALLTQFET; the protein is encoded by the exons ATGGCGGCCATGGCTGCGGAGGCGGCGGCGACTGCGGCGGTGCCGGGGGACGGCGGGGCCGGCGAGGCCGAGCCCGAGATGGAGCCGATCCCGGGCAGCGAGGCCGGCGCGGACCCTCTACCGGCCGTCAGCGAGGCCGTGGAGTCGGCGGTGCCGGATGGCGAGGAGGCCGACGGCGGCAAGGCCGAGGAGCCGCCGCCGGTGCAGCGCGCCCGAAGCCCCGGCGGGACTCGCGAGCCGGACGCGGGAAGGAcggaggagccgccgccgccgcgcagCCCGGGGGTGGAATCGCCGCGGGCCGAGCCCCGCGCAGCGCCCAGCCCGGGCTGCTCGGAGCCGCCGCAGCCCTGCCCGCCGCCCGAGCCGGCCCGGGAGCCGCCGCAGCCCTGCCCGCCGGCTGCCGGGGGCTCCGCGGGGCCCGGGGAGGAGCCGCCCCGgccggaggaggaggagccggatgctgctgctgccgccgccgccgcggtgGAGCCCGAGCCGGCGGTGCCCGCGGCCCCGGGCGGAGGGGAGGCGGAGGTGCCGGCGCTGCTGCCCGGCTCCGAGGTGCGGGTCACCCTGGACCACATCATCGAGGACGCCCTGGTGGTCTCGTTCCGGCTGGGAGAGAAGCTTTTTTCCGGGGTCCTCATGGACCTCTCGAAAAG GTTTGGCCCCCATGGAATCCCTGTGACCATATTTCCTAAAAGGGAGTACAAGGACAAACCTGAAGCCATGCAGCTCCAAAGCAAACCATTCCAAGAGGAGGCGCAGGTGAAGTGCGAGGCCGACGCCGCCGTCCCTGATGACTCCTCCCTCACGCAGCCCTCAGAGCCCAGCATAGCTAAAAGCCTTTGGACTTCTAAACCACCTCCCCTCTTCCACGAGGGAGCTCCGTACCCTCCTCCTTTGTTTATCAGGGACACCTACAACCAGTCAATACCTCAGCCTCCGCCCCGGAAAATCAAGCGGCCCAAGCGGAAAATGTACAGGGAGGAACCCACTTCCATCATGAACGCCATCAAGCTACGGCCCCGGCAGGTGCTGTGTGACAAGTGCAAAAACAGCGTGGtggcagagaaaaaggagatcAAGAAAGGTGGCAATGCAAGTGACTCTTCCAAATACGAGGACAGTAAAAAGCGAAGAAACGAGAGCGTGACTACTGTGAATAAAAAACTTAAGACTGACCACAAGGTGGATGGAAAAAGCCAAAACGAAAGCCAGAAAAGGAACGCTGTGGTCAAGGTTTCAAATATTGCCCACAGCAGAAGCAGAGTAGTTAAAGTTTCCGCACAAGCAAATACTTCAAAAGCGCagttaaacacaaaaaaagttCTCCAGAGCAAAAACATGGATCATGCAAAAGCTCGGGAAGTCTTGAAAATGGCCAAAGAAAAGGCACAAAAGAAGCAGAGTGCAACCTCCTCTTCCAAAAATGCACATTCAAAGGTCCACTTCACGCGGCGTCTTCAGAACACCAGCTCAGGGTCCCTCCCGCCCCGGTTGCGCCTAAAGCCGCAGCGGTACCGCAACGAAGAGAATGACTCTTCCCTCAAGACAGGACTTGAGAAAATTCGGAGCGGCAAGATGGCAACTAAGCCCCAGTCTCGCTGCTCCTCCACCCGCTCAGCAGGTGAGGCCCCTTCAGAaacccagagcccctcagaagGCCCCGAAGAGGCCAGCAGTGAGGTTCAGGACACGAGTGAAGTGCATGTAACTGTTGATCAGGATGAACAGCAGACACTGGGCAAGAGAGGCAGCAAAAGCAATATAACGGTTTACATGACCCTTAATCAAAAGAAATCTGACTCTTCCAGTGCATCAGTTTGTAGTAGTGATAGCACAGATGATTTGAAATCCACCAACTCTGAGTGTAGCTCTACTGAAAGCTTTGATTTTCCTCCAGGCAGCATGCAtgcaccttcctcctcctcctcctcttcctcctcctcctcctcttcgaaggaagagaaaaagctcAGTAATTCCTTGAAAACAGAAGTCTTTTCCAAAAACGTCTCTAAATGTGTCACACCAGATGGCAGGACCGTATGTGTAGGGGACATTGTTTGGGCCAAGATTTATGGCTTCCCTTGGTGGCCGGCCCGTATCCTTACCATAACGGTGAGCCGCAAGGATAGCGGGCTGCTGGTGCGCCAGGAGGCTCGCATCTCGTGGTTCGGCTCCACCACCACCTCCTTCCTGGCTCTTGCACAGCTCTCCCCCTTTTTAGAAAGCTTCCAGGTGCGCTTTAATAAGAAGAGAAAGGGTCTGTACCGCAAGGCCGTCACTGAGGCAGCCAAGGCTGCCAAGCAGCTCACGCCCGAGGTGCGGGCCCTGCTGACGCAGTTTGAGACGTGA
- the PWWP2A gene encoding PWWP domain-containing protein 2A isoform X4 — MAAMAAEAAATAAVPGDGGAGEAEPEMEPIPGSEAGADPLPAVSEAVESAVPDGEEADGGKAEEPPPVQRARSPGGTREPDAGRTEEPPPPRSPGVESPRAEPRAAPSPGCSEPPQPCPPPEPAREPPQPCPPAAGGSAGPGEEPPRPEEEEPDAAAAAAAAVEPEPAVPAAPGGGEAEVPALLPGSEVRVTLDHIIEDALVVSFRLGEKLFSGVLMDLSKRFGPHGIPVTIFPKREYKDKPEAMQLQSKPFQEEAQVKCEADAAVPDDSSLTQPSEPSIAKSLWTSKPPPLFHEGAPYPPPLFIRDTYNQSIPQPPPRKIKRPKRKMYREEPTSIMNAIKLRPRQVLCDKCKNSVVAEKKEIKKGGNASDSSKYEDSKKRRNESVTTVNKKLKTDHKVDGKSQNESQKRNAVVKVSNIAHSRSRVVKVSAQANTSKAQLNTKKVLQSKNMDHAKAREVLKMAKEKAQKKQSATSSSKNAHSKVHFTRRLQNTSSGSLPPRLRLKPQRYRNEENDSSLKTGLEKIRSGKMATKPQSRCSSTRSAAQRH; from the exons ATGGCGGCCATGGCTGCGGAGGCGGCGGCGACTGCGGCGGTGCCGGGGGACGGCGGGGCCGGCGAGGCCGAGCCCGAGATGGAGCCGATCCCGGGCAGCGAGGCCGGCGCGGACCCTCTACCGGCCGTCAGCGAGGCCGTGGAGTCGGCGGTGCCGGATGGCGAGGAGGCCGACGGCGGCAAGGCCGAGGAGCCGCCGCCGGTGCAGCGCGCCCGAAGCCCCGGCGGGACTCGCGAGCCGGACGCGGGAAGGAcggaggagccgccgccgccgcgcagCCCGGGGGTGGAATCGCCGCGGGCCGAGCCCCGCGCAGCGCCCAGCCCGGGCTGCTCGGAGCCGCCGCAGCCCTGCCCGCCGCCCGAGCCGGCCCGGGAGCCGCCGCAGCCCTGCCCGCCGGCTGCCGGGGGCTCCGCGGGGCCCGGGGAGGAGCCGCCCCGgccggaggaggaggagccggatgctgctgctgccgccgccgccgcggtgGAGCCCGAGCCGGCGGTGCCCGCGGCCCCGGGCGGAGGGGAGGCGGAGGTGCCGGCGCTGCTGCCCGGCTCCGAGGTGCGGGTCACCCTGGACCACATCATCGAGGACGCCCTGGTGGTCTCGTTCCGGCTGGGAGAGAAGCTTTTTTCCGGGGTCCTCATGGACCTCTCGAAAAG GTTTGGCCCCCATGGAATCCCTGTGACCATATTTCCTAAAAGGGAGTACAAGGACAAACCTGAAGCCATGCAGCTCCAAAGCAAACCATTCCAAGAGGAGGCGCAGGTGAAGTGCGAGGCCGACGCCGCCGTCCCTGATGACTCCTCCCTCACGCAGCCCTCAGAGCCCAGCATAGCTAAAAGCCTTTGGACTTCTAAACCACCTCCCCTCTTCCACGAGGGAGCTCCGTACCCTCCTCCTTTGTTTATCAGGGACACCTACAACCAGTCAATACCTCAGCCTCCGCCCCGGAAAATCAAGCGGCCCAAGCGGAAAATGTACAGGGAGGAACCCACTTCCATCATGAACGCCATCAAGCTACGGCCCCGGCAGGTGCTGTGTGACAAGTGCAAAAACAGCGTGGtggcagagaaaaaggagatcAAGAAAGGTGGCAATGCAAGTGACTCTTCCAAATACGAGGACAGTAAAAAGCGAAGAAACGAGAGCGTGACTACTGTGAATAAAAAACTTAAGACTGACCACAAGGTGGATGGAAAAAGCCAAAACGAAAGCCAGAAAAGGAACGCTGTGGTCAAGGTTTCAAATATTGCCCACAGCAGAAGCAGAGTAGTTAAAGTTTCCGCACAAGCAAATACTTCAAAAGCGCagttaaacacaaaaaaagttCTCCAGAGCAAAAACATGGATCATGCAAAAGCTCGGGAAGTCTTGAAAATGGCCAAAGAAAAGGCACAAAAGAAGCAGAGTGCAACCTCCTCTTCCAAAAATGCACATTCAAAGGTCCACTTCACGCGGCGTCTTCAGAACACCAGCTCAGGGTCCCTCCCGCCCCGGTTGCGCCTAAAGCCGCAGCGGTACCGCAACGAAGAGAATGACTCTTCCCTCAAGACAGGACTTGAGAAAATTCGGAGCGGCAAGATGGCAACTAAGCCCCAGTCTCGCTGCTCCTCCACCCGCTCAGCAG CTCAGAGACACTAA
- the PWWP2A gene encoding PWWP domain-containing protein 2A isoform X2: MAAMAAEAAATAAVPGDGGAGEAEPEMEPIPGSEAGADPLPAVSEAVESAVPDGEEADGGKAEEPPPVQRARSPGGTREPDAGRTEEPPPPRSPGVESPRAEPRAAPSPGCSEPPQPCPPPEPAREPPQPCPPAAGGSAGPGEEPPRPEEEEPDAAAAAAAAVEPEPAVPAAPGGGEAEVPALLPGSEVRVTLDHIIEDALVVSFRLGEKLFSGVLMDLSKRFGPHGIPVTIFPKREYKDKPEAMQLQSKPFQEEAQVKCEADAAVPDDSSLTQPSEPSIAKSLWTSKPPPLFHEGAPYPPPLFIRDTYNQSIPQPPPRKIKRPKRKMYREEPTSIMNAIKLRPRQVLCDKCKNSVVAEKKEIKKGGNASDSSKYEDSKKRRNESVTTVNKKLKTDHKVDGKSQNESQKRNAVVKVSNIAHSRSRVVKVSAQANTSKAQLNTKKVLQSKNMDHAKAREVLKMAKEKAQKKQSATSSSKNAHSKVHFTRRLQNTSSGSLPPRLRLKPQRYRNEENDSSLKTGLEKIRSGKMATKPQSRCSSTRSAGICLQVRKMRYVIV; the protein is encoded by the exons ATGGCGGCCATGGCTGCGGAGGCGGCGGCGACTGCGGCGGTGCCGGGGGACGGCGGGGCCGGCGAGGCCGAGCCCGAGATGGAGCCGATCCCGGGCAGCGAGGCCGGCGCGGACCCTCTACCGGCCGTCAGCGAGGCCGTGGAGTCGGCGGTGCCGGATGGCGAGGAGGCCGACGGCGGCAAGGCCGAGGAGCCGCCGCCGGTGCAGCGCGCCCGAAGCCCCGGCGGGACTCGCGAGCCGGACGCGGGAAGGAcggaggagccgccgccgccgcgcagCCCGGGGGTGGAATCGCCGCGGGCCGAGCCCCGCGCAGCGCCCAGCCCGGGCTGCTCGGAGCCGCCGCAGCCCTGCCCGCCGCCCGAGCCGGCCCGGGAGCCGCCGCAGCCCTGCCCGCCGGCTGCCGGGGGCTCCGCGGGGCCCGGGGAGGAGCCGCCCCGgccggaggaggaggagccggatgctgctgctgccgccgccgccgcggtgGAGCCCGAGCCGGCGGTGCCCGCGGCCCCGGGCGGAGGGGAGGCGGAGGTGCCGGCGCTGCTGCCCGGCTCCGAGGTGCGGGTCACCCTGGACCACATCATCGAGGACGCCCTGGTGGTCTCGTTCCGGCTGGGAGAGAAGCTTTTTTCCGGGGTCCTCATGGACCTCTCGAAAAG GTTTGGCCCCCATGGAATCCCTGTGACCATATTTCCTAAAAGGGAGTACAAGGACAAACCTGAAGCCATGCAGCTCCAAAGCAAACCATTCCAAGAGGAGGCGCAGGTGAAGTGCGAGGCCGACGCCGCCGTCCCTGATGACTCCTCCCTCACGCAGCCCTCAGAGCCCAGCATAGCTAAAAGCCTTTGGACTTCTAAACCACCTCCCCTCTTCCACGAGGGAGCTCCGTACCCTCCTCCTTTGTTTATCAGGGACACCTACAACCAGTCAATACCTCAGCCTCCGCCCCGGAAAATCAAGCGGCCCAAGCGGAAAATGTACAGGGAGGAACCCACTTCCATCATGAACGCCATCAAGCTACGGCCCCGGCAGGTGCTGTGTGACAAGTGCAAAAACAGCGTGGtggcagagaaaaaggagatcAAGAAAGGTGGCAATGCAAGTGACTCTTCCAAATACGAGGACAGTAAAAAGCGAAGAAACGAGAGCGTGACTACTGTGAATAAAAAACTTAAGACTGACCACAAGGTGGATGGAAAAAGCCAAAACGAAAGCCAGAAAAGGAACGCTGTGGTCAAGGTTTCAAATATTGCCCACAGCAGAAGCAGAGTAGTTAAAGTTTCCGCACAAGCAAATACTTCAAAAGCGCagttaaacacaaaaaaagttCTCCAGAGCAAAAACATGGATCATGCAAAAGCTCGGGAAGTCTTGAAAATGGCCAAAGAAAAGGCACAAAAGAAGCAGAGTGCAACCTCCTCTTCCAAAAATGCACATTCAAAGGTCCACTTCACGCGGCGTCTTCAGAACACCAGCTCAGGGTCCCTCCCGCCCCGGTTGCGCCTAAAGCCGCAGCGGTACCGCAACGAAGAGAATGACTCTTCCCTCAAGACAGGACTTGAGAAAATTCGGAGCGGCAAGATGGCAACTAAGCCCCAGTCTCGCTGCTCCTCCACCCGCTCAGCAG GTATCTGTTTGCAGGTCAGAAAAATGAGATATGTAATTGTGTAA